From Streptomyces durmitorensis, a single genomic window includes:
- a CDS encoding MFS transporter yields the protein MTTTPATPGLQKKSAAGTPQGPTDGPGEDTAPPRPRGRGKNVRWGIVALCFGGLAVNYLDRSTLSVALPAMSKDLDIGPEIQGFVLSAFFITYAICQLPAGAALDKFGVKRVFAIGAIWWSLATVAMGLVRGVGTLIGARMLLGAGEAAGYPAPAKAVSRWFPRRERTLANSVWDNGARVGTAIALPLVTAIVSAFHWRAAFIVCGLLGFVWIVAWLRWYHEPEDHPKLTTEERAYIEGGGARFEPEEAGDAAERTDGGAKLLRWRDLFRYRTVWGMMLGFFCLNYVIYFFITWFPSYLVDERGFDLLSLGFFGTIPGLVAIVGSLTGGWTADRLLRKGWSTTKVRKTCLISGTLCSSVIALTVVVPTAAGALALLSVSYASLTFATASVASLPADVAPTPGHVASLAGIQNFASNVAGALGPIVTGFLLAASGGSYVVPLLVSGALSVVGALTYAFVIQRVEPLPIR from the coding sequence ATGACGACGACGCCGGCCACCCCGGGCCTCCAGAAGAAATCCGCAGCCGGAACACCCCAGGGACCGACGGACGGGCCCGGCGAGGACACCGCGCCGCCCCGCCCGCGCGGCCGGGGGAAGAACGTCCGCTGGGGCATCGTGGCGCTCTGCTTCGGAGGCCTCGCGGTCAACTACCTGGACCGCTCGACGCTGAGCGTGGCGCTGCCCGCCATGTCCAAGGACCTGGACATAGGCCCGGAGATCCAGGGCTTCGTCCTCAGCGCCTTCTTCATCACGTACGCGATCTGCCAGCTGCCCGCGGGCGCCGCCCTGGACAAGTTCGGCGTCAAGCGGGTCTTCGCCATCGGGGCGATCTGGTGGTCGCTCGCCACCGTCGCCATGGGTCTCGTACGCGGGGTCGGCACCCTGATCGGTGCGCGGATGCTGCTCGGGGCCGGTGAGGCCGCCGGGTATCCGGCGCCCGCCAAGGCGGTGTCCCGCTGGTTCCCGCGGCGTGAGCGCACGCTGGCCAACAGCGTCTGGGACAACGGTGCGCGCGTGGGCACGGCCATCGCGCTGCCGCTGGTCACGGCGATCGTCTCCGCCTTCCACTGGCGGGCCGCGTTCATCGTCTGCGGTCTGCTCGGCTTCGTCTGGATCGTCGCCTGGCTGCGCTGGTACCACGAGCCGGAGGACCACCCGAAGCTGACGACGGAGGAGCGCGCCTACATCGAGGGCGGGGGCGCGCGCTTCGAGCCGGAGGAAGCGGGCGACGCGGCGGAGCGGACGGACGGCGGGGCCAAGTTGCTGCGCTGGCGGGACCTGTTCCGCTACCGCACCGTCTGGGGCATGATGCTGGGCTTCTTCTGCCTCAACTACGTCATCTACTTCTTCATCACCTGGTTCCCCAGCTACCTCGTGGACGAGCGCGGCTTCGACCTCCTGAGCCTCGGCTTCTTCGGCACCATCCCCGGCCTCGTCGCCATCGTCGGCAGCCTGACCGGCGGCTGGACGGCCGACCGGCTGCTCCGCAAGGGCTGGTCCACCACCAAGGTCCGCAAGACCTGCCTCATCTCCGGCACGCTCTGCTCCTCGGTCATCGCCCTCACGGTCGTGGTGCCGACGGCGGCGGGCGCCCTCGCCCTGCTCTCGGTCAGTTACGCCTCGCTGACGTTCGCCACGGCGAGCGTCGCCTCGCTGCCCGCCGATGTGGCGCCGACACCGGGGCACGTCGCCTCGCTGGCCGGCATCCAGAACTTCGCGTCGAACGTCGCGGGTGCGCTCGGGCCGATCGTCACGGGATTCCTGCTGGCCGCCTCCGGCGGCTCGTACGTGGTGCCGCTGCTCGTGTCCGGTGCGCTCTCCGTGGTCGGCGCGCTGACGTACGCGTTCGTGATCCAGCGGGTGGAGCCGCTGCCGATCCGCTGA
- a CDS encoding GntR family transcriptional regulator: MHGILRGQITSLELPPGSPLSENELANELQVSRTPVREALILLGEEALVEVFPKLGTFVSRISVPAVMEAQFVREAIELAALHEAVKRSDAQDIADLRAILDLQREACEAGDADTFFGQDEAFHRRLMEASGHRTLWRTVTTAKAHLDRARRLSLPLPHRVETLIEEHASVVDALESRDDAAAVAALRGHLQGVFDDIGTIQARHPELFVADGDGAVPVRRRVHPGVRGQV, translated from the coding sequence GTGCACGGGATCCTGCGCGGCCAGATCACCTCGCTCGAACTGCCCCCGGGCAGCCCGCTGTCGGAGAACGAACTGGCCAACGAGCTCCAGGTGAGCCGCACTCCGGTGCGCGAGGCGCTGATCCTGCTCGGCGAGGAGGCGCTGGTCGAGGTCTTCCCGAAGCTGGGCACGTTCGTCTCTCGTATCAGCGTCCCCGCGGTGATGGAGGCTCAGTTCGTGCGCGAGGCCATCGAGTTGGCCGCGCTGCACGAGGCGGTCAAGCGCTCCGACGCGCAGGACATCGCCGACCTGCGCGCGATCCTCGATCTCCAGCGCGAGGCCTGTGAGGCGGGCGACGCGGATACGTTCTTCGGGCAGGACGAGGCGTTCCACCGCCGCCTGATGGAGGCCAGCGGGCATCGCACGCTCTGGCGCACGGTGACCACGGCCAAGGCCCACCTCGACCGAGCCCGCCGGCTCAGCCTGCCGCTGCCGCACCGGGTCGAGACGCTCATCGAGGAGCACGCCTCGGTGGTCGACGCGCTGGAGAGCCGGGACGACGCGGCGGCCGTGGCGGCGCTGCGCGGCCACCTCCAGGGCGTGTTCGACGACATCGGCACGATCCAGGCCCGCCACCCCGAGCTGTTCGTGGCCGACGGCGATGGCGCCGTGCCGGTGCGGCGGCGGGTGCATCCGGGAGTGCGCGGCCAGGTCTGA
- a CDS encoding mannitol dehydrogenase family protein: MADLPAPGNALPRLARSRLPVPGIKRPPRAPEAGIVHLGLGNFHRAHQAVYTADALRHAEGPWGIRGVATGRGRSGPHPVIEGMSQQDELYTVLTLSQGSGPAAQVPGVHHRGLVAAHQTPEVIEAIASDITRIVSLTVTEKGYSLTADGSSLDLDDPAVRADLAGRGDPMTAIGLLVRGLQHRMRGQAAPVTLLSCDNLMDNGGRLRALLDAFIGALPAPERTDLQAYLAASVSTPSTMVDRIVPATTDEHRALAARCFGVRDTVPVVAEPYRLWVLEDDFRASRPAWEEAGAVFTSDVAPYELMKLRLLNGAHSLLAYFGLLRGLARMDQAVADASVGAAVRAAMTDEILPTLTLPEGVNGPAYVAELLRRFANPALGHRTAQVGSDGSLKIPVRWAGAIEENLAAGRVPTVLALGVAAYIKVVTGGPDAYDEAALGVVADPAAARLRKLAARAGGPAEAARILIESGGLLPEQVAGNAEFTSLVAEYATALGTPSGIEAALREVPRTAR; encoded by the coding sequence GTGGCTGACCTCCCCGCTCCCGGCAACGCCCTGCCCCGCCTGGCCCGCAGCCGCCTGCCCGTGCCCGGGATCAAGCGTCCGCCGCGTGCCCCCGAGGCAGGCATCGTCCACCTCGGGCTCGGCAACTTCCACCGCGCGCACCAGGCCGTGTACACCGCCGACGCACTGCGGCACGCCGAGGGCCCGTGGGGAATCCGGGGTGTGGCCACCGGCCGGGGCCGCAGCGGGCCGCATCCCGTGATCGAGGGTATGTCCCAACAGGACGAGCTCTACACGGTACTGACGCTAAGTCAGGGCAGCGGTCCAGCCGCCCAGGTGCCGGGCGTCCATCACCGCGGCCTTGTCGCCGCGCACCAGACGCCCGAAGTGATCGAGGCCATCGCCTCCGACATCACGCGCATCGTCTCGCTGACCGTCACAGAGAAGGGCTACTCCCTTACTGCTGACGGCAGTTCGCTCGACCTCGACGATCCGGCGGTCCGCGCGGACCTCGCAGGCCGGGGCGACCCGATGACCGCGATCGGGCTCCTCGTCCGCGGCCTTCAGCACCGGATGCGCGGCCAGGCAGCACCCGTCACCCTGCTGAGCTGCGACAACCTCATGGACAACGGCGGGCGTCTGCGGGCGCTGCTCGACGCGTTCATCGGGGCTCTGCCCGCCCCCGAACGCACCGATCTCCAGGCCTACTTGGCCGCATCGGTGTCCACACCGAGCACCATGGTGGACCGCATCGTGCCCGCGACAACGGACGAGCACCGCGCGCTGGCGGCCCGCTGCTTCGGTGTGCGCGACACCGTGCCGGTGGTCGCGGAGCCGTACCGCCTATGGGTCCTGGAGGACGACTTCCGTGCGTCGCGTCCCGCGTGGGAGGAGGCCGGTGCCGTCTTCACATCAGACGTGGCCCCGTACGAGCTGATGAAGCTGCGCCTGCTCAACGGCGCCCATTCGCTCCTCGCCTACTTCGGGCTGCTGCGCGGTCTGGCGCGGATGGACCAGGCGGTGGCCGACGCGTCGGTGGGCGCTGCCGTGCGCGCCGCGATGACCGACGAGATCCTGCCGACCCTGACCCTGCCGGAAGGCGTCAACGGCCCTGCGTACGTGGCGGAGTTGCTGCGGCGCTTCGCGAATCCCGCCCTGGGGCACCGCACCGCGCAGGTCGGCTCCGACGGCTCGTTGAAGATCCCGGTGCGCTGGGCGGGCGCCATCGAGGAGAACCTCGCGGCCGGGCGCGTCCCAACGGTCCTCGCGCTCGGGGTCGCGGCGTACATCAAGGTGGTGACCGGAGGCCCCGACGCGTACGACGAGGCGGCACTCGGCGTGGTGGCCGACCCGGCGGCCGCGCGGCTGCGAAAGCTCGCGGCGCGTGCGGGTGGCCCGGCGGAGGCGGCGCGGATCCTGATCGAGTCGGGTGGCCTCCTGCCCGAACAGGTCGCCGGGAACGCGGAGTTCACCTCGCTCGTCGCCGAGTACGCGACGGCGCTGGGGACGCCGAGCGGTATCGAGGCGGCACTGAGAGAAGTGCCGCGTACCGCCCGCTGA
- a CDS encoding Cmx/CmrA family chloramphenicol efflux MFS transporter, protein MPPAVYIVGLGIFTQGTSEFMLSGLLPGMAADLGVSIPDAGLLISAFAIGMVVGAPLLAVATLSWPRRTALVWLQAAFVAAHVIGALAPGYGVLFVTRVVSALAYAGYWGVAVATVVALVPPAAKGKAVAVVAGGLTLATVVGVPAGTVLSQYSSWRAAFWAVAAATLVSLVCTLLVVPGGRAEAGRTSVKAELRGMARPQLWLSYAVTAFTFGAVIVTFSYLAPLLTEVSGVSEGWVPAVLALFGVGGMVGLVIGGRTAEAHPLRTLGLGLGALALFSALLALTARSTVVVIALVFLLGLVGYVTNPALQSRVFTLAPEAPTLVGATNTAAFNVGNTLAPLLGGLTIDAGLGYASVAWVGAALATAGAVAVLWAARLQRAGRDAVTEPRERTRVTA, encoded by the coding sequence ATGCCACCTGCGGTGTACATAGTTGGGCTCGGCATCTTCACCCAAGGAACCTCGGAGTTCATGCTGTCCGGCCTCCTGCCGGGCATGGCAGCCGACCTGGGTGTGTCGATCCCGGACGCGGGGCTGCTGATCTCGGCCTTCGCGATCGGCATGGTCGTCGGCGCCCCGCTGCTCGCGGTGGCCACCCTGAGCTGGCCCCGGCGGACCGCCCTCGTCTGGCTCCAGGCGGCCTTCGTCGCCGCCCACGTGATCGGCGCGCTCGCCCCCGGCTACGGGGTCCTCTTCGTCACGCGCGTGGTCAGCGCCCTCGCCTACGCGGGGTACTGGGGCGTGGCCGTGGCCACCGTGGTCGCCCTCGTGCCGCCGGCGGCCAAGGGGAAGGCGGTCGCCGTCGTGGCGGGCGGGCTCACGCTGGCCACGGTCGTCGGCGTACCGGCGGGGACCGTCCTGAGCCAGTACTCCAGCTGGCGTGCCGCGTTCTGGGCGGTGGCCGCGGCCACCTTGGTGAGCCTCGTGTGCACGCTGCTCGTCGTCCCCGGCGGCCGGGCCGAAGCCGGGCGTACGTCGGTGAAGGCCGAGCTGCGCGGCATGGCGCGTCCCCAGCTCTGGCTCTCGTACGCCGTCACGGCCTTCACCTTCGGCGCGGTCATCGTCACCTTCAGCTATCTCGCGCCCCTGCTGACCGAGGTGAGCGGAGTGTCCGAGGGGTGGGTGCCCGCGGTCCTCGCCCTGTTCGGCGTCGGCGGGATGGTGGGTCTGGTCATCGGCGGACGCACGGCCGAAGCGCACCCTCTGCGGACCCTCGGCCTGGGGCTCGGCGCGCTCGCCCTCTTCTCCGCGCTGCTCGCGCTTACGGCGCGCTCCACCGTCGTCGTGATCGCGCTGGTCTTCCTGCTCGGCCTGGTCGGATACGTGACCAATCCGGCGCTCCAGTCACGCGTGTTCACCCTCGCCCCGGAGGCCCCGACGCTGGTCGGCGCCACCAATACGGCCGCGTTCAACGTCGGCAACACCCTGGCCCCGCTCCTCGGGGGCCTGACGATCGACGCCGGACTCGGCTACGCCTCGGTCGCCTGGGTCGGCGCCGCGCTCGCCACGGCCGGAGCGGTGGCCGTCCTCTGGGCGGCGCGCCTCCAGCGGGCGGGGCGGGACGCCGTGACGGAGCCCCGGGAACGTACGCGAGTGACCGCATGA
- a CDS encoding RidA family protein, which produces MSRTRDKRYDMSQIPAPGTSAGTAARTRVTADPDWYASAGISLGIRVGDLVFASGQAPVDERGVTVGAGDFEAQARRALANLSIVLTNAGSRLDKAVKLTVFVTDMAHQDVFAALRQEFYVPPFPAESFVQVAALADPEWMIEIEGIGALA; this is translated from the coding sequence ATGAGCAGGACGAGAGACAAGAGATACGACATGTCGCAGATCCCCGCACCAGGCACCTCCGCAGGCACCGCCGCACGCACCCGCGTCACCGCCGACCCCGACTGGTACGCCTCCGCCGGAATCTCGCTCGGCATCCGCGTCGGAGACCTTGTCTTCGCCTCGGGGCAGGCCCCGGTCGACGAGCGCGGCGTCACGGTGGGCGCCGGGGACTTCGAGGCGCAGGCCCGCCGGGCGCTGGCCAATCTGTCCATCGTCCTGACGAACGCCGGATCCCGACTGGACAAGGCCGTGAAGCTCACGGTCTTCGTCACCGACATGGCCCATCAGGACGTCTTCGCCGCTCTCCGTCAGGAGTTCTACGTACCGCCCTTCCCGGCGGAGTCGTTCGTCCAGGTCGCCGCGCTCGCCGATCCCGAGTGGATGATCGAGATCGAGGGCATCGGCGCTCTCGCGTAG
- a CDS encoding NAD(P)-dependent alcohol dehydrogenase, translating into MTEETKSLRAAVPHGPETQRAAVLHGPKDLRVEERPVPAPGPGEVLVRIAAVGLCGSDLHYYAHGENGPNVLRAPTVLGHEPSGVVVAAGPGAGHPEPGTPVAVEPAHPCGRCALCRAGRYNLCPRGTCFGSPPTDGALTEYLVVPEGFVHPLPASMDVRHGALIEPLAVAVHAVRRSGIAPGDRVLVTGAGPIGLLVLQVALASGAASVTVSDVAGARLRHAAELGAETVGAAELTPDPARATALADPGGFDVALDCSGNGGALVGAIRALRPGGTAVVVGNPSAPVTELPLAWMQRQEMSLVTAFRYAGDFPAAIALAGTGRIRLEPLVTASFPLDRADAALTAALTDRSQLKVLVEPGLATASGGLSGTWQEGRARG; encoded by the coding sequence GTGACCGAGGAGACGAAGAGCCTGCGAGCAGCGGTGCCGCACGGGCCCGAGACGCAGCGCGCAGCGGTCCTGCACGGGCCGAAGGACCTGCGCGTCGAGGAACGCCCGGTGCCCGCGCCAGGGCCCGGCGAGGTCCTCGTCCGCATCGCCGCCGTCGGCCTGTGCGGATCGGATCTGCACTACTACGCGCACGGCGAGAACGGCCCGAACGTGCTCCGCGCCCCGACCGTCCTCGGCCACGAGCCGAGCGGTGTCGTCGTGGCCGCGGGGCCCGGCGCCGGACACCCCGAGCCCGGCACGCCCGTCGCCGTCGAACCCGCCCACCCCTGCGGCCGGTGCGCGCTGTGCCGGGCCGGGCGCTACAACCTCTGCCCGCGCGGCACGTGCTTCGGCTCACCGCCCACCGACGGCGCCCTGACCGAGTACCTCGTCGTCCCGGAGGGCTTCGTCCACCCGCTGCCCGCCTCCATGGACGTACGCCACGGCGCGCTGATCGAGCCGCTGGCCGTCGCCGTGCACGCCGTACGCCGGTCGGGGATCGCACCCGGCGACCGGGTCCTCGTCACCGGCGCGGGGCCCATCGGGCTGCTCGTCCTCCAGGTGGCCCTGGCCTCGGGCGCCGCTTCGGTGACGGTCTCCGACGTGGCCGGTGCCAGGCTGCGGCACGCCGCCGAACTGGGCGCCGAGACCGTCGGCGCTGCGGAGCTGACCCCCGACCCGGCCAGGGCCACCGCCCTCGCCGACCCGGGCGGCTTCGACGTCGCGCTCGACTGCTCCGGCAACGGCGGCGCCCTCGTCGGTGCGATCCGGGCCCTTCGCCCCGGCGGCACCGCGGTCGTCGTCGGCAATCCGTCGGCGCCGGTCACCGAGCTGCCGCTCGCGTGGATGCAGCGCCAGGAGATGTCCCTCGTCACCGCCTTCCGGTACGCGGGTGACTTCCCGGCGGCGATCGCGCTCGCGGGGACGGGGCGGATCCGGCTCGAACCGCTGGTGACGGCGTCGTTCCCGCTCGACCGGGCGGACGCGGCGCTGACGGCCGCGCTCACCGACCGCTCGCAGCTGAAGGTGCTCGTCGAACCGGGGCTCGCGACGGCCTCCGGAGGGCTTTCCGGAACCTGGCAGGAGGGACGGGCCCGTGGCTGA